ATTTCGGAACTTATAATTGAAATATGAATACACTAGAttaggttataaaaaaaaattatttgtgtaCCAATACTAATGTAAAGGTGCGAAAacgctttttaataaaaaaaaaaagggggggggtcCGTTGAGCACCCTATGGATATGTCATAATAGATCCGAACACTTGCCCCAGATCGACTTCCAGATCATAATTGCTCTAGTGAATAACTAAAGAAAATGGATGAATAGATGGGAGAtagaagagaaagaacaaaattCTAAGCATCTATCATCGGTTCACTAATTATTTGAGTGACTGTTGGCGGGTTTCTTTGTATGTGTTGTCCGGAAAGAGGAGGACTCAATGATTATTCGTTCGCCGGAACCAGAAgtcaaaattttggtagataGGGATCCCATAAAAACTTCTTTCGAGGAATGGGCTAAACCCGGTCATTTCTCAAGAACAATAGCTAAGGGACCATCATTTAGCTATCGCAATTCTTTTCCTAATAGCAGGTCATATGTATAGGACCAACTGGGGTATTGGTCATGGTCTAAAAGATATTTTAGAGGCTCATAAAGGTCCATTTACAGGCCAAGGCCATAAAGGTCTATATGAAATTCTAACAACATCATGGCATGCTCAATTATCTCTTAACCTGGCTATGTTAGGCTCTTTAACTATTGTTGTAGCTCACCATATGTATTCCATGCCCCCTTATCCATATCTAGCTACTGACTATGCTACACAACTATCATTGTTCACACATCACATGTGGATTGGTGGATTTCTCATAGTTGGTGCTGCTGCGCATGCAGCCATTTTTATGGTAAGAGACTATGATCCAACTAATCGATACAACGATTTATTAGATCGTGTCCTGAGGCATCGCGATGCAATCATATCACACCTCAACTGGGTATGTATATTTCTAGGCTTCCACAGTTTTGGTTTGTATATTCATAATGATACCATGAGTGCTTTAGGGCGTCCACAAGATATGTTTTCAGATACTGCTATACAATTACAACCAGTCTTTGCTCAATGGATACAAAATACCCATGCTTTAGCACCTGGTGTAACAGCCCCTGGTGAAACAGCGAGCACCAGTTTGACTTGGGGGGGCGGTGAGTTAGTAGCAGTGGGTGGCAAAGTAGCTTTGCTACCTATTCCATTAGGAACGGCCGACTTTTTGGTACATCATATTCATGCATTTACAATTCATGTGACGGTATTGATACTGTTGAAAGGTGTTTTATTTGCTCGTAGCTCGCGGTTAATACCAGATAAAGCAAATCTTGGTTTTCGTTTCCCTTGTGATGGGCCTGGAAGAGGAGGAACGTGTCAAGTATCTGCTTGGGATCATGTCTTCTTAGGACTATTCTGGATGTACAATTCTATTTCGGTAGTAATATTCCATTTCAGTTGGAAAATGCAGTCAGATGTTTGGGGTAGTATAAGCGATCAAGGGGTGGTAACTCATATTACCGGAGGAAACTTTGCACAGAGTTCCATTACTATTAATGGGTGGCTCCGCGATTTCTTATGGGCACAAGCATCTCAGGTAATTCAATCTTATGGTTCTTCGTTATCTGCATATGGTCTTTTTTTCCTAGGTGCTCATTTTGTATGGGCTTTCAGTTTAATGTTTCTATTCAGCGGGCGTGGTTATTGGCAAGAACTTATTGAATCCATTGTTTGGGctcataataaattaaaagttgCTCCTGCTACTCAGCCTAGAGCCTTGAGCATTGTACAAGGAGCTCAGGACCCCACTACTCGTCGTATTTGGTTTGGTATTGCTACCGCACATGACTTCGAGAGTCATGATGATATTACTGAAGAACGTCTTTATCAGAATATTTTTGCTTCTCATTTCGGGCAATTAGCAATAATTTTTCTGTGGACTTCCGGAAATTTGTTTCATGTAGCTTGGCAAGGAAATTTTGAGACATGGATACAAGACCCTTTACATGTAAGACCgattgctcatgctatttgggATCCTCATTTTGGTCAACCGGCTGTGGAAGCATTTACTCGAGGAGGTGCTCTTGGCCCGGTGAATATAGCTTATTCTGGTGTTTATCAGTGGTGGTATACAATCGGTTTACGTACTAATGAAGATCTTTATACTGGAGctctttttctattatttctttcTGCCCTATCCTTAATAGGGGGTTGGTTACACCTACAACCAAAATGGAAACCAAGAGTTTCATGGTTCAAAAATGCTGAATCTCGTCTGAATCATCATTTGTCAGGACTATTCGGGGTAAGCTCCTTGGCTTGGACAGGTCATTTAGTACATGTCGCTATTCCTGCATCCAGGGGGGAATATGTTCGATGGAATAATTTCTTAAGTGTATTACCGCATCCCCAAGGGTTAGGCCCACTTTTTACGGGTCAGTGGAATCTGTATGCTCAAAACCCCGATTCAAGTAGTCATTTATTTGGTACCTCCCAAGGATCAGGAACTGCCATTCTAACCCTTCTTGGGGGATTCCATCCACAAACGCAAAGTTTATGGCTAACCGATATGGCACATCATCATCTAGCTATCGCAATTCTTTTCCTCATTGCGGGTCATATGTATAGAACTAACTTTGGAATCGGACACAGTATAAAAGATCTTTTAGAAGCACATATTCCTCCGGGAGGACGGTTGGGGCGTGGGCATAAGGGTCTTTATGACACAATCAATAATTCGATTCATTTTCAATTAGGCCTTGCTCTAGCCTCCTTAGGAGTTATTACTTCCTTGGTAGCTCAACACATGTACTCTTTACCTGCTTATGCGTTCATAGCGCAAGATTTTACGACTCAAGCTGCGTTATATACCCATCACCAATACATTGCAGGATTCATCATGACAGGAGCTTTTGCTCATGgagctatattttttattagagaTTACAATCCAGAACAGAATGAGGATAACGTATTGGCAAGAATGTTAGACCATAAAGAAGCTATCATATCCCATTTAAGTTGGGCCAGCCTCTTTCTAGGGTTCCATACTTTGGGACTTTATGTTCATAATGACGTCATGCTTGCTTTTGGTACTCCCGAAAAACAAATCTTGATCGAACCCATATTTGCCCAATGGATACAATCCGCTCATGGGAAAACTTCATATGGATTTGATGTACTTTTATCTTCGACAAATGGCCCAGCATTTAATGCGGGTCGAAGCATATGGTTGCCCGGCTGGTTAAATGCTATTAATGAGAATAGTAATTCATTATTCTTAACAATAGGTCCTGGAGATTTCTTGGTTCATCATGCTATTGCTTTAGGTTTACATACAACTACATTGATCTTAGTAAAAGGTGCTTTAGATGCACGTGGTTCCAAGTTAATGCCAGATAAAAAGGATTTCGGGTATAGTTTTCCTTGCGATGGTCCGGGACGAGGTGGTACTTGTGATATTTCGGCTTGGGACGCATTTTATTTGGCAGTTTTTTGGATGTTAAATACTATTGGATGGGTTACTTTTTATTGGCATTGGAAACACATCACATTATGGCAAGGTAACGTTTCACAGTTTAATGAATCTTCCACTTATTTGATGGGATGGTTAAGAGATTATCTATGGTTAAACTCTTCACAACTTATCAATGGATATAACCCGTTTGGTATGAATAGTTTATCAGTCTGGGCATGGATGTTCTTATTTGGGCATCTTGTTTGGGCTACTGGATTTATGTTCTTAATTTCCTGGCGTGGTTATTGGCAGGAATTGATTGAAACTTTAGCATGGGCTCATGAACGTACACCTTTGGCAAATTTGATTCGATGGAAAGATAAACCAGTAGCTCTTTCAATTGTGCAAGCAAGATTGGTTGGATTAGCTCACTTTTCTGTAGGTTATATATTCACTTATGCGGCTTTCTTGATTGCCTCCACGTCGGGCAAATTcggttaattatttaattattctatccgcaataatatatttttttttattaattttattaaaataataaaaatataggtatgcactcttatatttatttctacatCTAGGATCCGATTTGTATCATTATCATTGATAATAAGAGGAACTTAAGCATTATGGCAAAGAAAAGTTTGATTTATAGGGAGAAGAAGAGGCAAAAAttagaacaaaaatatcatttgattCGTCGAtccttaaaaaaggaaataagtgAGATTCCGTCGCTAAGTGAGAAGTGGAAAATTCATGGAAAATTACAATCCCCACCGCGTAATAGTGCACCTACACGTCTTCATCGACGTTGCTTCTCGACCGGAAGACCGAGAGCTAACTATCGAGACTTTGGACTATCTGGACACATCCTTCGGGAAATGGTTCAGGCATGTTTATTGCCAGGGGCAACAAGATCAAGCTGGTAAAGATTTAAGTATcctttaatttttctattttttctatgcTCGACGAGGCCCCTTTACCATTCTGTCTAAATAGGCTATTCTATTTGTACAGATATGGAATAGGGGCGCATTCAATTCGTCTTTGTTTATTAGAGTTTAGTCcaagtttttttgtttcatcgCGGGGTAGAGCAGTTTGGTAGCTCGCAAGGCTCATAACCTTGAGGTCACGGGTTCAAATCCTGTCTccgcaacatttttttttcaacaaatgtAAGTTTGATTCTattaactataattaatacttaTCTTTTGGGACGCGAGGCAAAAATTACTATATTTCCCGGTCAACTATACCGAATCTTTGATCTTTTTGAATCCATTTCTATTTGGGCGGATAGCGGGAATCGAACCCGCGTCTTCTCCTTGGCAAAGAGAAATTTTACCATTCGACTATATCCGCATTTTTTTGCCTTCTTGATAAgaaatttatggataatatttgttcaaagctaTACGAGATACACTCTTTGGTTTGGGGTCATTTGATAAAACTCTACTACCAAAAAAGTTCAATTAAcaattctattaatatatataaatatatatatatttattatatattaataatatatttattctatatctatatatagaattccatattcaataatatattattctctatttccataaaatattatattctatattgatatcagatatcaatttttgattcgtttttttttatttaattagttattacTATTTCATAGTTATATTTAGTAAATtgctatttattaatatttgattcatATTTCACTCAAGTTACAGAAGTTCGACCCCCcctctaatttttttgttttctttatttgcattttatggACTTATATTGAATTTGAATGTGTAATTCGTGGAATGGGAGGGGTCATCTCATTTTTTGATCTGCAACGAATGAATTCAAGAGATAAGAGAATTAAGGATACCCACCAAGAAGACTAATCCAATCCATAAAGATGTACCAGAAAATACAACATTTTTGTTACTCGACCACCCATCAGGAGACGCAAATACAACGGGTACACTAATCAGTAAGATTGATGAAGTAATAATTAATGCAAAAACAGCCAATTGAAAAGCAATAGTCATGTTTTTAATCCTCCAAGCTATTAACAATATACACCATTTAATCCTCTTACCcactaaaaaaattttaataaataaagggattttatcatgaatccgTTTATTCGAGATGCCTTATTTCCAACTTCTTTTTACCACTTTTATTCTATTCGGACATGAAGTTAAAGGTTCTTTTTTACTTCACAAATGGGTAGACTGGATCATGTATCTCATTTATATAGACCAATTGATAGACTTATAAAGAAAGTCACACCCTATATCTTTTTCTACATAGTGATCGTATTAACTCATCGAGCTATGTTCTATTTGgcgaaaaaaaagataaaatagaaattatcttttggaGAGATGGCCGAGTGGTTGATGGCTCCGGTCTTGAAAACCGGTATAGttcataaaaaataactatcgagggttcgaatccctctctctccttttgttggatgaatagatttttttctttattggcTTTTTTTACTTCTTAGCATCATAAAAAAGGAGAATGGCTCGGCTATACTATCCAGCCGAGCCAGAAAAAACGAGATTGaattgaaagaaagaagactTTTTAATATGACCCGATTTTTACTTTCCTATTTTAACTACTACTTTAGTTAAGAGGAGTCATAGAAAGAACAGGTTCAAAATCACGATCAATTCCTTTTTCAAATCCTGCTGCCGCTGCCCGAGCTCTTCCCGCGTGCCATAAATGACCCACGAATAGGAAGAATCCTAGAACAAAATGAGAGGTAGATAACCAACTTCTCGGAGAGACGTAATTGACTGCATTGATCTCAGTAGCTACGCCCCCTACAGAATTTAAGGAACCTAAAGGAGCATGAGTCATATATTCTGCAGAACGTCGTTCTTGCCAAGGTTGTATGTCTTTTTTCAACCTACTTAAGTCCAAACCATTAGGACCCCTTAAAGGTTCTAACCAGGGAGCACGCAGATCCCAAAAACGCATTGTTTCTCCTCCAAAAATAACTTCTCCAGTCGGGGAACGCATTAAGTATTTACCTAAACCTGTAGGTCCTTGAGCAGACCCCACGTTAGCTCCAAGACGTTGGTCTCTAACTAGAAAAGTAAATGCTTGAGCTTGAGAAGCTTCTGGCCCTGTAGGTCCGTAAAACTCACTAGGGTAAGCAGTATTATTAAACCAGACAAAACAACAAGCAATGAAACCACAAACAGATAAAGCAGCTAAACTATAAGACAAGTAAGCCTCCCCAGACCATACAAGTGCGCGGCGAGCCCATGCAAAAGGTTTGGTTAAGATATGCCAGATTCCACCAAATATACAAATGGAACCTAACCATACATGCCCTCCAATTATATCTTCCAAATCGTCCACACTAACAATCCATCCTTCTCCCCCAAAGGGAGATTTtagtaaataaccaaatataacACTTGGGCTAAGAGTCaagtttgtaatttttcttACATCCCCCCCTCCTGGAGCCCAGGTATCATATACGCCCCCAAAATAGAGAGCCTTGAATACTAGAAGAAAAGCACCTACACCTAACAAAATTAAGTGAATACCCAAAATGGTGGTCATTTTATTTCTATCTTTCCATACATAACCGAAAAATGGAAAAGATTCTTCAAGAGTTTCGGGTCCCAGAAGTGCATGATAAATACCGCCAAAGCCCAAAACTGCAGAAGAAATTAAGTGAAGTACTCCAGATACAAAGTATGGAAAGGTGTCTATAACTTCTCCCCCAGGACCTACCCCCCAGCCTAAAGTGGCTAGGTGGGGAAGTAAAATCAATCCTTGTTCATACATGGGCTTTTCAGGTACAAAATGAGCCACTTCAAATAAGTTCATTGCTCCGGCCCAGAATACGATTAATCCGGCATGGGCTACATGAGCTCCCAATAGTTTACCAGATAAATTGATAAGTCGGGCATTCCCGGCCCACCAAGCGAAACCAGTGGTTTCTTGGTCACGACCAGCTAAAGCTAAAGTTCCATTAAAGAGCGTTTCCACGTGGTAGAACCTCCTCAGGGAATATAAGGTTTTCATGAGGCTGATCTTGAGCCGCCATCCAAGCGCGAATACCTTcgtttaaaagaatattttta
Above is a window of Brassica napus cultivar Da-Ae unplaced genomic scaffold, Da-Ae ScsIHWf_333;HRSCAF=532, whole genome shotgun sequence DNA encoding:
- the LOC125603461 gene encoding photosystem I P700 chlorophyll a apoprotein A2-like, coding for MYRTNWGIGHGLKDILEAHKGPFTGQGHKGLYEILTTSWHAQLSLNLAMLGSLTIVVAHHMYSMPPYPYLATDYATQLSLFTHHMWIGGFLIVGAAAHAAIFMVRDYDPTNRYNDLLDRVLRHRDAIISHLNWVCIFLGFHSFGLYIHNDTMSALGRPQDMFSDTAIQLQPVFAQWIQNTHALAPGVTAPGETASTSLTWGGGELVAVGGKVALLPIPLGTADFLVHHIHAFTIHVTVLILLKGVLFARSSRLIPDKANLGFRFPCDGPGRGGTCQVSAWDHVFLGLFWMYNSISVVIFHFSWKMQSDVWGSISDQGVVTHITGGNFAQSSITINGWLRDFLWAQASQVIQSYGSSLSAYGLFFLGAHFVWAFSLMFLFSGRGYWQELIESIVWAHNKLKVAPATQPRALSIVQGAQDPTTRRIWFGIATAHDFESHDDITEERLYQNIFASHFGQLAIIFLWTSGNLFHVAWQGNFETWIQDPLHVRPIAHAIWDPHFGQPAVEAFTRGGALGPVNIAYSGVYQWWYTIGLRTNEDLYTGALFLLFLSALSLIGGWLHLQPKWKPRVSWFKNAESRLNHHLSGLFGVSSLAWTGHLVHVAIPASRGEYVRWNNFLSVLPHPQGLGPLFTGQWNLYAQNPDSSSHLFGTSQGSGTAILTLLGGFHPQTQSLWLTDMAHHHLAIAILFLIAGHMYRTNFGIGHSIKDLLEAHIPPGGRLGRGHKGLYDTINNSIHFQLGLALASLGVITSLVAQHMYSLPAYAFIAQDFTTQAALYTHHQYIAGFIMTGAFAHGAIFFIRDYNPEQNEDNVLARMLDHKEAIISHLSWASLFLGFHTLGLYVHNDVMLAFGTPEKQILIEPIFAQWIQSAHGKTSYGFDVLLSSTNGPAFNAGRSIWLPGWLNAINENSNSLFLTIGPGDFLVHHAIALGLHTTTLILVKGALDARGSKLMPDKKDFGYSFPCDGPGRGGTCDISAWDAFYLAVFWMLNTIGWVTFYWHWKHITLWQGNVSQFNESSTYLMGWLRDYLWLNSSQLINGYNPFGMNSLSVWAWMFLFGHLVWATGFMFLISWRGYWQELIETLAWAHERTPLANLIRWKDKPVALSIVQARLVGLAHFSVGYIFTYAAFLIASTSGKFG